GACTCGAGCAGCACTTCCTTGCCCGTCGGCGTCACCCATCGGACCCGTCGGCGCTGCGTCGCGTCGCGGAAGTCGAGGCACCGTTCGTACTCGGTGATCTCCGCCATGTCGATCGACATGGGCTCGTCGTCGACGTACACGCGCATGATCTTCGCGTCGGGCACGTTCACGATCGTCTGCCCGACCTCGGCGAAGCCGTAGGCGTTCTCCGCATGCCGGATCGGCCACGTCTCGTGGAACCCGTTGATGAACGTGCCGTGCTCGTGCGCCTGGAGCCCCTCGGGGTGGTCAGCGCGCATGCCGAGGAAGCCATTGCCGATAGCGAACGTCGTCTCCGTGACGCCGAGGTCGGCCTCGTCGAAGCGCGTCTCGACGAGACGCCACGGGTCGGTCGGGTAGCGTTCGCGGTCGATCATCGGGTCTCCAGCAGGTCGGCGAGGTCGGTCACGATGTGGTGGGCGCCGGCGGCGCGCAGGCTGTCGGCCCCGACGCCGCGGTCGACGCCGATGACGAGGCCGAAGCCCCCGGCGATGCCGGACTCCACGCCGGCGAGCGCATCTTCGACGACGACGGTCCGGGCGGGATCCACGCCGAGCGCGCGGGCGCCTTCGATGAAGACGTCGGGGGCAGGCTTCGAGGGGAGGTTCCGTTCCTCCGCGACGACGCCGTCCACGACGACGTCGAACCGTTCGCGCAGGCCCGCGGCGCGCAGGACGATGTCGGCGTTCTTCGAACTCGAGACGACTGCCACCGGCGTCCCGGCACGCTCGAGCTCGTCGAGCAGGGCGACGGATCCCACGTACGGCGCAATGCCGTCACGTCCGAGGACGCGGGTGAACGCCGTGTTCTTGCGGTTGCCGACGCCGCAGACTGTCGGTGTCTCAGGCGGATCCGTCGGGTCGCCCCACGGCACCTCGACGTCGCGACTGCGCAGCAGCGCGGCGACGCCGTCGTAGCGCTTCTTGCCGTCGACGTAGGCGAAGTAGTCCTCGTCCGTGTACGGCGGCGTGATGTCCCAGGCGGCGAACAGCTCGTCGAACATCGTCTGCCACGCGTGCATGTGCACCTCGGCAGTCGGGGTGAGCACGCCGTCGAGATCGAAGAGGACGGCCTCATAGTCCTGCAGGCGGGGGGTGGCGCGGTCGGTCACTCGGCTCTCCGGAAGGTTGCGGCGTGGAGGGTCTGACGGGCGATTTCGACCTCTTCGTCAGTTGGTACGACGAGCACGACGATATCGGAGTCGTCTGAGGAGATCTGTGCGATCTCACCACGCGGCACCGATCGATTCCGGTCATGATCGATCCGTACCCCGAGAAAGCCGAGCCGATCGAGCGCACGTTCGCGGATCAGGGCGGCGTTCTCGCCGACGCCCGCGGTGAAACTGATCACGTCGGCACCGCCGAGCTGTGCGAGATAGGCGCCGGCATAGGCGCGGATCCGGTGGACGTACACGTCGATTGCGAGCTGCGCCGCCTGGTCGTCTGCCTCCGCCCGAGCGACGAGATCGCGCATGTCGTTCGCGCCAGCGAGCCCCACGAGGCCGCTGCGGCGGTTCAGGAGGTCGTCGAGGTCGTCCGTGTCATACCCAGCGGTGCGCTGCAGGTGGAGCAGGATCGCCGGATCGACGTCCCCCGTGCGGGTGCCCATCACGAGGCCCTCGAGTGGGGTGAATCCCATCGACGTCTCGACCGAGCGCCCGCCATCGATGGCGGTCACCGAGGCCCCGTTGCCGAGGTGGAACACGATCTGACGGACGGTCTCGAGCGGCCGACCGAGGTGCGCGGCAGCCTGCTCGCTCACGTACTTGTGGCTCGTGCCATGGAAGCCATATCGACGGATCCGGTGTCGGCGGGCCACCTCACGATCGAGCGCGTAGGTATATGCCTCCGGCGGCATGGTCTGATGGAACGCCGTGTCGAAGACGGCGACATGGTCGACGTCCGCGAACGCCGCTCGGGCGGCCCGGATCCCCTCGAGCGCCCCGGGATTGTGCAGCGGCGCGAGCAGGGAGAGGTCGTCGATCGACTCTTCGACGGCGTCATCGACGATCGTGGCCCGGAAGAAGCGCGCTCCGCCATGCACGACCCGGTGTCCGACCGCGTCGGGGCGATGCTCGTCGAACGACGGCCCGTGCGCAGCGAACGCCTCGAGCATCACGGCGAAGCCGGTCGTGTGATCGGGAATCGCCCGGGTCAGCTGCTGCGTGACGTCGGCCACCGTGGGCGCCGGCTCCCCCGCCTCGGCGTGCGCGACGACGGTGTGCGTCGCGACGCCCACCTTCTCGCCGATCCTCTCGACGAGGCCGTGGGCGAGCACCCGTTCGGCGAACATATCGATCAGGCGATACTTGAACGAGGACGACCCGCTGTTGACGACGAGGACGACGCTCATCCGGCCTGTCCGGTCTGCGCCTGGATGGCGGTGATCGCGACGGTGTTGACGATGTCCTCGACGAGCGCACCGCGCGAGAGGTCGTTGATCGGCTTCGCGAGCCCCTGCAGCACGGGCCCGATGGCGACCGCACCGGCCGACCGCTGCACGGCCTTGTAGGTGTTGTTCCCCGTGTTGAGGTCGGGGAAGACGAACACCGTCGCACGTCCCGCGACGTCCGAGTCGGGCAGCTTGGTGCGGGCCACGGCCGCGTCCGCCGCGGCGTCGTACTGAATCGGCCCCTCGATCGGCAGCTCGGGAGCGCGTTCCCGCGCGAGCGCCGTCGCCTCGCGCACCTTCTCGACATCCGCCCCGGATCCCGACGCGCCCGTCGAATAGGACAGCATCGCCACGCGCGGATCGATCCCGAACAGCGACGCGGTCTCGGACGACGAGATCGCGATGTCCGCGAGCTGAGTGCTCGTCGGATCCGGGATCACGGCGCAGTCGCCGTAGACGAGTACGCGATCGGCGAGCGCCATGAGGAACACGCTCGAGACGACGGAGACGCCGGGCGCGGTCTTGATGATCTCGAAAGAGGGGCGGATCGTGTGCGCCGTCGTGTGCGCGGCACCGGAGACCATGCCGTCGGCGTCACCCAGATGCACCATCATCGTGCCGAAGTACGACACGTCGCTGACGAGGTCCGCCGCCTGGTCGTAGGTCATGCCCTTGTGCGCGCGCAGCCGCTGATACTCGGTGGCGAAGCGGTCGACATATGCCGGCTCGAACGGACTGAGCACGTCGGCGGCGCGAATGTCCAGGCCCAGCTCGACGGCGCGAGAACGGACTCGCTCCGGATCCCCGAGGATGGTCAGCTGCGCGACCGAGCGCTCGAGAAGGATCGCGGCGGCCTTCAGGATGCGGTCGTCGTCGCCCTCCGGGAGCACGATGTGCCGGGGCGCGGATCGGGCGCGCTCGAGAAGCTGATACTCGAACATCAGCGGCGTCACGACGGTCGCGCGGGCGATGCCGAGCACGCGGGTCAGTTCGTCGATGTCGACGTTCTGGTCGAACAGGCCGAGCGCCCGGCTGTAGCGCTGCGGGCTCGAGGCGGCGAGCCGACCGCGCGCGGTCATCACGCGCATGGCGGTCGGATACGTGTCACCGGGCGTGGTGATGATCGGCAAGCGCGGGCCGAGGCCGTCGATCAGCCGCTGCAGGATGTCAGGAATCGCGGCGTCGCCGTTGAGCACGATGCCTGCGAGCGACGGGAAGGTTCCCGACCGGTGGGCCGTCAGCGTCGCGAGCAGGGCATCGCTGCGATCGGCCGGCACGATCACGACATCACCCTCGTCGAGGCGGGCGAGCACGTTCACCATCGACATCGCCGCGACCGTGACCCCGAGCGCCTCACGCGCGAGCAGCTGCTCATCTCCGGCGATCAGCGTGCCGTCGACGGCGCGCAGGACGTCACCCATCGTCGGCGCGACGAGAAGCGGATCCTCCGGCAGCGCCCACACCGGACCGTCCTCGACGCGCGCCGCGACCGCCGACACGATCTCGGCGGCGAGCGCCGCGTCCGCCCTGTTGACGATCGTCGCGGCGAGTTCGGCATTCTGTCGGCGCAGCTCGAGTACGGAGAGCGCAGCGATCTGCCCCATCTGCTCCGGCGAGCGCGGCGGCGCGGATCCGAGGGACTCCGCCGAGCCGTGCGGCTGGCGGCCGCCGAGAACGAGCAGCACGGGCGCGCCGAGGTTCGCCGCGATGCGCGCGTTGTAGGCGAGCTCGGCTGGGCTCCCCACATCGGTGTAGTCGCTGCCGAGCACGACGACCGCGTCGCACTGCGCCTCGACCCGCTTGTAGCGCGCGACGATCGTCGAGAGGGCCCCCTCGGGATCCGCGCGGACGTCGTCGTAGGTGACCCCCACGCCGTCGTCGTACGCGAGGTCGACGTCGGTGTGGTCGAGGAGCATCTCGAGCACGTAGTCACGTTCGGACGTCGAACGCGCGATCGGGCGGAACACGCCGACGCGCGGCGCCACACGGCTCAGCGAATCGAGCACGCCGAGGGCGACGGTCGACTTGCCCGACTGCCCCTCCGCGGAAGTGATGTAGATGCTCCGTGCCACGCGATTCAACCTACCCGCGTCGCGTGGGCGGCTGGAAGCCCTGGGCGGATCCGCCGAGACGAAAAAGACTCTCCGCGTACCCGGCAGAGCCCGGTTACCCTTGCTACGTTTCCGTCCTGGGGGAGTTGGCCTGGATGCCGTCACGCGGAGAGCTGATCCCAGCTTATCAGCCTGAGCGGACCGGTCGCCTGGCTAGGCTGACGAATGATGCCGGAGACAACGATGACCCCAGACGCATTCCAGTCGACCACCGATCGGATCGAGAACACGATCCGCGGCGTGATCGACGGGAAGGACGAGGCCGTGCGCGCCTCGCTCATCGTGCTCCTCGCCGAGGGCCATCTCCTCGTCGAGGACGTGCCGGGCGTGGGGAAGACGATGCTCGCCCGCGCGCTGGCCGCGTCGATCGACGCCGACGTCCGCCGGATCCAGTTCACACCCGATCTGCTGCCGGGCGACGTCACGGGCGTGTCGGTCTACAACCCGGCGACGCGCGAGTTCGCGTTCTCCCGCGGCGCAGTGTTCGCGAACGTCGTGATCGCGGACGAGATCAACCGCTCCTCCCCCAAGACCCAGTCAGCGCTGCTCGAGGCGATGGAAGAACGCCAGGTGTCGGTTGACGGCACGACGCATCTGCTGCCGTCCCCCTTCCTCGTCGTGGCGACGCAGAACCCGCTCGAGATGGACGGCACGTACGCGCTGCCCGAGGCACAGCTCGATCGCTTCATGATGCGGATCTCGATGGGGTACCCGGACATGGACTCCGAGGCCCTCATGCTCCGCCAGCGCGACACGCACAATCCTCTGACGGATGTCCGCCCCGTCGTGACGCTCGACGAGGTCGCGGGCCTCGTGGCGTACGCACACCGCGTCCACGTCTCGCCCCTCGTCGAACGCTACGCGGTGACTCTTGCCCACGCGACCCGGTCGCATCCCGACCTGCGGCTGGGTGCGAGCCCTCGGGCGACGCTGCAGCTCGTCCGCGCCGCCAAAGCGACGGCGGCACTCGCCGGCCGGGACTTCGTGATCCCGGATGACGTGTCCTCGCTCGCGAACGCCGTCTTCGGACACCGGCTGATCCCGGCGCGGCACGCGGCGACGGGCCGCACGTCGACCGACGCCGCCGCACGCATCGTCGAGCAGATCATCGGCCAGGTGCACGTTCCCGTGGCGGATCGGTGACACGGCGGCGATCGAAGAGACCGGCACGCGGCCGGGTGGTTCCCACGGGTCGCGGGCTCGCCATGCTCGCGCTCGCGGCTGCGCTTGTCGCGGCCGGGATAGGCATCGATCGAATCGAGCTGACCTACCTCGGACTCGTGTTCGCGGGCGTCGTCGCGCTCGGGGCCATCGTCGTGCGTCTCGCGGCCGTTCCCCGCGCCGTCTCCCGCACCCTCAGCGCGGAGATCGTCGCGGTCGGCGAGACACTGCGCATCGAGGCGGCGATCGTCGGCGGCGCGATCGAGTTCATCGACCACGCGGTCGACGGCGCCTCGGACGGACTCGACATCCGCGAGATTCCGGCATCGACCGACGCCGCCTATCGCAGCGAGGTCACGGCCTCGCGTCGCGGCCCACAGACGGTCGGACCGCTGCGCGTCGAACTGCTGGCGCCGCTCCGCGTCGCTCGACGCCGAGTCGCCGTCGGCGGGGTGGACGAGGTGATCGCGGTGCCCCCTGTCGTGGCGCTCGCGTCAGTGCACGCACGCGGACGTGAGGACGGCGAGGAGCCGACCCGGCACGAACGCATCGGCCAGGGAACCGACAACCTCGTCCCCCGCCCCTACCTCCCCGGCGATTCGATGCGCCGCGTGCACTGGCGCGCGTCGGCCCACCACGGCGACCTCATGGTCAGAGAAGAAGAACGAGAGACCACCCCGACCGCGGCCGTGATCCTCGATCTCGCCGACGACGCCTGGCCCGCCGACAGCGACTTCGAGCGCGCTCTGAGCGCGTGCGTCTCCGTCGTCGCGCGCCTGCGCACCGACGGTTTCGCTGTCGACGTGATGGCCGCGGACGGCTCGATGCTCGGCTCCGTCGACTCATCAGAGGCCTTCGACGATCTCCTCGTGACGTGCGCGCGGCTCGATCCGCGCGGGCAGGGCGAGCCGACGATGAAACGGGCCGACGGCGCCGGGCTCGTCGTCGCGATCGGACGCGCACCCCGACCGGCGGCGACGCCCGCAACGCACGTCCTCTTGGCCGCGGATCCGACCCCCCTCGGCGCGGAGACCACGGGCTGGCGCGCCACCGCGCTCGATGATGTGGCCCCCAGCTGGGCCCGGGCCCTGGACGGCGGCGACCGATGACCGTCCCTCGCCGGCCGCCCTCGCTCATCGCGGCGATGGCCGTGTTTGCCGCCGTCGTCACGGCGCTCACACCGATGACGACGTTGCTCCTGCCCGAATGGTTCCTCCCCGGGGCCGCCGTCGTCGCGGTGGTCGTCGCGGTCGGATACGGCGCGCGCTGGATCCACCGCGGCCTCGCACTGCCAGCCGGGATCGTGGCGTGGCTGGCGATCCTCGCGTGGGCGTACCCGGGGTCGATCCTGGACGGCGTCATCACCTGGGGCATCCGCCACGTGGTTGCGGCGGCGGCCGACCAGGTCGTCACCGGCATCGCGCCGGTCGACGTCGACCCGCCCCTCATGTTCCTGCTGCTCGCTGCGATCGGCTTCCTCGCCGTGCTCGTCGACCAGCTCGCCGTCACGATTCGGCTGCCGATCCTCGCGGCGATCCCCCTCATCTGCGTCTTCGTCATGCCGCAGCTCGCGGTGCCGCGCGGCGATCACCTCGCGTTCGCCGTCCCGTTCGCGCTCGCACTCATCGCGATGATCGCATTCTCCTCCCGTCGCCTCTCGCGCACGCGGACCCGCCGGATCCGCGGAGCGGGCGGCATCGCGATCGCGGTCGTCGCCGCGATCGCCGCACTCGTCATCGCACCGCGCGTCCCCGTGCTGCCCGCGGCCGATTCGGGCACGTTCGCGCGCCCCACCAGCATCGACGTGTCGATCGATCTCGGCGATGATCTGCGCGCCCGGTCCACGGAGGAGGTGCTCCGCGTGCGGACCGACGGCATCGTCGCGCCCTATCTGCGGCTCGCCACCCACACCCGTTTCGGAGAGACCGGCTGGCAGATCGACGGCGGCGCCTCCCAGCCCCTCGAGGATGGGTTCGATCCGACCGCCGGATCCGGCGTCGTCGGCGAGATCGAGTCGAACGACGTGCGCACGTGGGTGAGCGACGTAGAGCTGGACACCGAGTATCTGCCGCTCCCCGGCGACGCGGTGTCGGTCACCGGAGCGGGAGACGGGTGGAACGCGATGCTCTCGAGCCGCACGGCGCGCTCCTCATCGACCACGTCTCAGGGCGAGCGCTACCGCGCGGAGTCGCACCCGCTGGCACCGACGCGCGCACAGTTCGACGCCTCCCCCTGGGCCGACGAAGCCGGGCTCGGCGGAACGTACACGAACTCCGTCACCGGGGAGGCGATCCGCGAGGCGCTCCCGGATGGCGCGACCGACGTTCCCGACGCCGTCACCGAGGGCGCCATCGGCGAGGCCGCCCGCGAGGTCACGGCCGACGACCGCACTCCTTACGAGACCGCGCTGGGGCTGCAGGAGTGGCTGCGCTCCCCCCGCTTCACATACTCGCTCGAGACGCCCGTCGAGGATGGCTTCGACGGCAGCGACATCGCCGCTATCGAGCAGTTCCTGGACGCGCGCGCCGGGTACTGCGTGCACTTCGCTTCGGCGTTCGCGCTCATGGCCCGCTCGCTCGACCTGCCCACCCGCATCACGGTCGGCTATCTGCCCGGCGACCTGACGGGACGCAGCATCGACGACATGTCGGTCTACTCGGTCGCCGCGAACCGCCTGCACGCCTGGCCTGAGGTGTACTTCGTCGGCATCGGGTGGACACCCTTCGACCCGACACCCGGCGTCGCTCAGGCACGCAACGTCGTAGTCGAAACGGGCGGATCCGGCATCGACGACCCGGGCCCGACGGCGGCACCGGATGATCCGGACGAGGAGGAGACATCACCGAGCGCCGAGCCGGCTGAGACCGACGACGCGACGGATGACCCCGCCGCGGTGCCCCTTCCCGGCGCGGCTTCGACGGCGACCGCGGCGCTCTTCGCGCTCCTCGGCGTCCTGCTCCTCGGCGCGATCCCCGCGCTCGTGCGTCTCGGGATCCGCACGTGGAGGAGGAACGCAGCGCGCGCCGGCGATGCGGGGGTCGCGTGGCGCGAGCTGCGCGCGACCGCGACGGATGTCGGCCTGGGGCCGTCGCGAGCGGAGTCCCCGCGCGCGTTCGGCGCCCGTCTCGTGCGATCCGGGGCCGCGGCCGAGCACGTGGATCCTCTCGTGCGGGCGATCGAGCAACGTTCGTTCGCGCCGCGAGAGGCGGCCGGGGTCGATCTCGCGCTCCCGCTGCGCCGCGTGGCCCGCGCGCTGGCGCCCCGCCGACTCGCCGCGCGCATCGGTCGCGCCCTGCTGCCCCGTTCGCTGTGGGAGCGACCGCGCGACACCGACCCGCCATCCGCGTGACGCGTCAGTCGCGCGCGGCGGCCCGCCGGACGAGCTCGCGGATGCGCTGCTCGACGGCGTCGGTCATCTCGATCACCGCGTAGGACACCGCCCACATCGGCCCGTCGTCGAGAGCGGCCGTGTCGTCGAAGGACACCGTGCCGTAGCGAGTGTCGAACTTCTCGGCCGGCTGGTAGAAGACCAGCACCTTGCCGTCGCGCGCATACGCGGGGAATCCATAGAAGGTCTTCGGGTCGAGCTCCGGCGCCTCCTCGGTGACGATCGTGTGCAGCCGCGTGGCAACACTGCTGTCGGTCCCCGTGAGCGAGTCGATCGCCGTGATGCAGGCTTCGAACTCGCGAGCGCGCTTCGCCGCTCCCTTCAGCCCCTTCGTCGACCGCAGCTCCTCGGCCCGCTGCTTCATCGCGGCGCGCTCCTCGGCGCTGAAGCCGCTCTTCTGCTCCGTCATGGTGTGCCCTTTCGTCGTCGTGATGCTCACGTTACGACGATGCGGATAGCGGCGCTTCTCGATTCGTGATCGATGCGGTCCAAGACGAACGTGGGGCCCCGGCGCTGACGCCGGGACCCCACGTATCTGGCGGTGCCTAGGGGATTTGAACCCCTGATGCGAGTTGCCCCGCATACACGGATTCCAGCCGTGCTCCTTCGGCCGCTCGGACAAGGCACCGTGGGAGATTCTACGGCATCGATCGCGGTGCTCTCGACTCGGGCCGCGCCCGGGCGCGCCGATGGGCGATCCGATCAGCTCGCGGCGTAACGCCAGAGATGCACGACACGATCGGGGGTGACCGTCACGATCGACGATCCGCGAACGTCGACGAATTCCCCCGTGATCGCGTCCGATCGCGTCATCCCCGTACGATCCGCCGCGACGATCTCCGGGTCGTCGCCTCCCGATGCGATCCAGAGGTAGTCATCGCCACTGATCGCGACGAGCGCATCGCCCGAGACCGTGCTCTCGCTGACTCGCGCGCGCTCGGCGCCGTCCGCGTAGGTGTACACGGACCCGTCACGCGCGTCGATCCACGTCGCGTACGCCCCGTCGTCGGCACCGCCTGCGACGGGATCCACGGGGAAGCGTCCCATCCGCACGCGCTCGCCGGTGCCGAGATCGACGACCGCAGCGTCGGGCGCATCCACCACAGCGAGACTCCCGGTCGCGCCGCGCGGCGCCCAGGATCCGCTCTCGCCGGTCTGCCAGAGCTCGTCGCCGGTCGCCGCGTCGAGGCCGACGAGCGAACCGCTCGGCTCGCGCGGGTCGTCGGGGCGCACCGCGGTGACAACCCCGCCCACGACAGCGGAGGCGATGGCTCCCTCGCTGACCCAGCGCACCTCGCCGGTGGCGGTGTCGAGGGCGGCGACAACCACGGCGCCCTCTCCGGTCGGCTGGTCGATGTTCACGAGCGTCGTCTCGGCCGATGCGTCCACGATCTCGGGGTGCAGGCCGATGCCGTCGACGTCGTCGCCGAGGTGCGGCGTCAGGTCCGTCACCCACCGCACAGATCCGTCGGCGCCGTCGAGCGCAACGACCCCGGCTCGGTAGCCGCCGCCGTAGTCGTCGATGTCCGCGTGCGCGGAGCAGGCCTCATCGGCGCAGATGTTGCCGAAGACAGGGGCGAACACGCTGTCGCCACCCGTCCGCTGCGCTCGTGCGTCGGAGAGCTCGAGACGGCCGGCACCCTGGCCGGCATCGAGTCCCCCGTCGGTCGCGATCTGCCGCGATTCCCATAGCGTGACGTCCCACGCGATCTGCCCGGTCTCGACGTCGTGCGCCTCGAGCATGATGACGTTCTCGACGTCGGGCCGCGTGGTCAGCAGCCGCGTTTCCGTGAGCCCGATGGCGTCGGTGCGAGAATCGGGATCCGCAGTCGGCGCCGCCTCGAGCGTCGTCTCGCTGAGCGTGAGATCCGCGAGCGAGTCGCCGTCGAACGTCTCGAGCGGCTCTTCGGACGGATGAGCAGACGGAGTGGGAGTCTGCTGCTCATCCGACGCCGAGCAGCCCGCGATCGCCGTCACCGTCAGCGCCGCGATCGCCGCGACGCCCCACCGATTTCTCACACGCTCTCCCTCGCCAGGTTCACCGGCTTCACAGTACCGAACGCTCCGTCGCGCGCGATCGGTAGGCTGTGCGAGGAACACCGCCGAAAGAGGAGATGCAGTGGAGCAACGGATCCTGGGGCGCTCGGAACGCGAGGTGTCGGTCGTCGGACTCGGCACATGGCAGTTGGGCGCGGACTGGGGCGACGTCGACGAACTCGCCGCCCTCGACGTCCTCGACGCGGCGGCTGAGCGCGGCGTCACCTTCTTCGACACCGCCGACGTGTACGGCGACGGTCGCAGCGAACAGCGGATCGCGTCGTGGCGCCGTGCGAACCCGTCGTGGAACGGCACCGTCGCGACGAAGATGATCCGACGCGCTCCCGCGCCGAGCCTGCGCTACGCCTCGATCGAGAACTTCCGCGACTGGACCGACCGCTCGCGCCGCAACCTCGACGTCGACACCCTCGACCTCGTGCAGCTGCACTGCCCGAGCGACGACGTCTTCGCGTCGGACAGCGTGTTCGACGACCTCGACATCCTCGTCGACGAGGGCGCCGTGGCCGCATACGGCGTGAGCGTCGAGACCGAGGCGCAGGCGCTGTCGGCCATCGCCCGCCCGCACGTCGCGAGCGTGCAGATCATCGTCAACGCGTTCCGCCAGAAGCCACTCGAGCGCGTCCTCCCCGCCGCGAAGAAGGCGGGCGTGGGCATCATCGCGCGTGTTCCCCTCGCCAGTGGACTGCTCTCGGGCCGATTCACGGCCGACACGACGTTTGCGCCGAACGACCACCGGTCGTTCAATCGCGACGGGTCCGCGTTCGACGTCGGCGAGACGTTCGCGGGCGTCGACTATGCGACGGGCGTCGAGGCAGCGGCCGAGTTCTCGGCTCTCGCGCGCGACATCGGTATCGAGCCCGCGCAGGCGGCGCTCGCCTGGGTGATCCAGCAGCCGGGCGTCACGACCGTCATCCCTGGCGCGCGGAACGAACAACAGGCCCATTCGAACGCGATGGCGGCGAAGGTCGGACAGCTCCCGGAGTCGTTCGTGACCGCAGTGCGTGGCCTCTACGACGACAAGATCCGCCCCGGCGTGCACCACCGCTGGTAACGCACCGCCGCGCACACGCAGACCCCGGTAGCGAAGCGCGTGACCCCATCACGCCGCTGGAGACGCCCCTCCGCGCGCCGGCACCGGCAGCGAAGCGCGTGACCCGGTCGCGCCGTTGGCACACACCGTCCGTACGCCGCCCGCGGGGAGCCGAAACGAGCGACTCAGTCGCGCCGCTGGCACACACCTTCCGTACGCCGCCGCCGCCGAGGAGCGAAGCGCGTGACTCGGCCGCGCCGCTGGCATCGGGCCTGGCGGGAGGACCCGCGTAGCGGGTCCGGGGGACTGCGGCGCGACCGAGTCACGCGCGCAGCGCAACGTCACCTTCTCGCGAGTGCCGAAACGCCCTTTCCCGCGACGAACGGGACGCGAAGGCACTCGCGAACGACGAACGGGGCGCGAAGGCACTCGCGAACGACGAACGGGGCGCGAAGGCACTCGCGAACGACGAACGGGCGCGAAGGCACTCGCGAACGACGAACGGGCGCGAAGGCACTCGCGAACGGCGAGTGACGCGCGTTCAGTCCTCAGGCGACGGCGACGGACGCGACGCGGGGCGCGACTCCGGCCGTGCCTCGCGCGAGCCATTCGCGATGCCCTGACCGACGGCCTGTCCCTGGAGCATGGCCGACAGGTCGATGCCCGTCGTCTCGCGGACCGTGTCGAACATCGCGCGCATGCCCATCGCGGCCTCGCCCGCCATGTGCGTCGAGGCACCCGAATCGCCGGATCCTGACAGCACCGTGACGTTGCCGACATTGGAGTAGCCCTTGGCGAACTCGGTCATCATCGGCACGAGCACGTCGAGCGAACGCTGGGCGAGCACGGCTTCCTGGTTCTTCTTGAGCGCCTCGGCCTCGGCCTCGATCGCGGCGGCTCGCGCCTCACCGGCGAGACGGACCGCGTCGGCCTCCGCCTGCGCCTTCGTACGTGCGGCATCGGCTTCGGCCTCCGCCTGCACGCGGATCGCCTGTGCTTCGCGCTCGGCCTTCTCCGCGTCGGCCTCCGCCGCCTTGATCTGCGCGTACGCGTCGGCGTCCGCCTTCTTCTGACGGTGGTACTCGTTGATGTCGGCCTCG
Above is a window of Microbacterium faecale DNA encoding:
- a CDS encoding aldo/keto reductase — translated: MEQRILGRSEREVSVVGLGTWQLGADWGDVDELAALDVLDAAAERGVTFFDTADVYGDGRSEQRIASWRRANPSWNGTVATKMIRRAPAPSLRYASIENFRDWTDRSRRNLDVDTLDLVQLHCPSDDVFASDSVFDDLDILVDEGAVAAYGVSVETEAQALSAIARPHVASVQIIVNAFRQKPLERVLPAAKKAGVGIIARVPLASGLLSGRFTADTTFAPNDHRSFNRDGSAFDVGETFAGVDYATGVEAAAEFSALARDIGIEPAQAALAWVIQQPGVTTVIPGARNEQQAHSNAMAAKVGQLPESFVTAVRGLYDDKIRPGVHHRW
- a CDS encoding transglutaminase family protein → MTVPRRPPSLIAAMAVFAAVVTALTPMTTLLLPEWFLPGAAVVAVVVAVGYGARWIHRGLALPAGIVAWLAILAWAYPGSILDGVITWGIRHVVAAAADQVVTGIAPVDVDPPLMFLLLAAIGFLAVLVDQLAVTIRLPILAAIPLICVFVMPQLAVPRGDHLAFAVPFALALIAMIAFSSRRLSRTRTRRIRGAGGIAIAVVAAIAALVIAPRVPVLPAADSGTFARPTSIDVSIDLGDDLRARSTEEVLRVRTDGIVAPYLRLATHTRFGETGWQIDGGASQPLEDGFDPTAGSGVVGEIESNDVRTWVSDVELDTEYLPLPGDAVSVTGAGDGWNAMLSSRTARSSSTTSQGERYRAESHPLAPTRAQFDASPWADEAGLGGTYTNSVTGEAIREALPDGATDVPDAVTEGAIGEAAREVTADDRTPYETALGLQEWLRSPRFTYSLETPVEDGFDGSDIAAIEQFLDARAGYCVHFASAFALMARSLDLPTRITVGYLPGDLTGRSIDDMSVYSVAANRLHAWPEVYFVGIGWTPFDPTPGVAQARNVVVETGGSGIDDPGPTAAPDDPDEEETSPSAEPAETDDATDDPAAVPLPGAASTATAALFALLGVLLLGAIPALVRLGIRTWRRNAARAGDAGVAWRELRATATDVGLGPSRAESPRAFGARLVRSGAAAEHVDPLVRAIEQRSFAPREAAGVDLALPLRRVARALAPRRLAARIGRALLPRSLWERPRDTDPPSA
- a CDS encoding PQQ-binding-like beta-propeller repeat protein, whose translation is MRNRWGVAAIAALTVTAIAGCSASDEQQTPTPSAHPSEEPLETFDGDSLADLTLSETTLEAAPTADPDSRTDAIGLTETRLLTTRPDVENVIMLEAHDVETGQIAWDVTLWESRQIATDGGLDAGQGAGRLELSDARAQRTGGDSVFAPVFGNICADEACSAHADIDDYGGGYRAGVVALDGADGSVRWVTDLTPHLGDDVDGIGLHPEIVDASAETTLVNIDQPTGEGAVVVAALDTATGEVRWVSEGAIASAVVGGVVTAVRPDDPREPSGSLVGLDAATGDELWQTGESGSWAPRGATGSLAVVDAPDAAVVDLGTGERVRMGRFPVDPVAGGADDGAYATWIDARDGSVYTYADGAERARVSESTVSGDALVAISGDDYLWIASGGDDPEIVAADRTGMTRSDAITGEFVDVRGSSIVTVTPDRVVHLWRYAAS